One Watersipora subatra chromosome 4, tzWatSuba1.1, whole genome shotgun sequence genomic window carries:
- the LOC137393148 gene encoding uncharacterized protein: MAIVNKVEHIGVPPQLRSTLIGLNSVLTDLGFPRWILVKWQVPPLLTFWLLLTLLLSGLRWFALSQIAFTLYKLYEEYGEPVSDWVNGANGYRIQRHRSASQNGSTRSSSKQRTESTPKTTSPTYEDEEGEYSS, encoded by the exons ATGGCCATAGTAAACAAAGTGGAGCACATCGGTGTACCTCCCCAGCTACGTAGCACCTTAATAGGCTTGAACAGCGTCTTGACAGACTTGGGCTTTCCTAGGTGGATATTGGTCAAATGGCAGGTGCCTCCTCTGCTGACATTTTGGCTGCTGCTTACTCTATTGCTTTCTGGCCTCCGATGGTTCGCCCTTTCACAAATAGCATTTACCCTTTACAAGCTATATGAAGAGTATGGGGAGCCTGTCTCTGATTGGGTGAATGGAGCTAATG GTTATAGAATCCAGAGGCATCGATCTGCTTCACAGAACGGCTCTACGAGGAGCAGCTCAAAGCAGAGAACCGAGTCTACTCCTAAGACAACATCTCCGACATACGAAGACGAGGAGGGTGAATACTCAAGCTGA
- the LOC137393818 gene encoding leucine-rich melanocyte differentiation-associated protein-like has translation MDVQGVWYDKSGHSNVDDLVVQSPIMEGDRLIYAGRDCYLIPEELYSYAQQVKTLDLSYNSIRDLEGLEHFSDSLEALILDNNEITETTEFEELPQLQLLSLCNNLITDLYAFIDGVASKLPRLMYLSLLGNKACPDSLTQSDCDEVDYARYRKYVIYKIPGLKFLDSKPVTDAERKEAKRAGQYMRVIKPQTSVEEEFERSERSIYRPLPEDSRSQQSNKSTRGTLKKARSSYHGRHSEGNRFIRNNDL, from the exons ATGGATGTTCAAGGAGTTTGGTACGATAAGTCTGGTCATTCGAACGTTGATGACTTAGTGGTGCAGTCTCCAATAATGGAAGGTGATAGG TTGATCTACGCTGGAAGAGACTGCTATCTGATTCCCGAAGAGTTATATTCCTATGCTCAGCAAGTCAAAACCCTTGATCTCTCATATAACTCTATTAG AGACCTAGAAGGCCTCGAGCACTTCTCAGACAGCCTGGAGGCTCTCATCCTTGATAACAATGAAATCACAGAAACCACAGAATTTGAAGAGCTTCCTCAGCTACAGCTGCTCTCTCTTTGCAACAACCTT ATTACTGACCTGTACGCCTTCATAGACGGTGTGGCATCTAAACTCCCCCGACTTATGTACCTTAGTTTGCTGGGAAACAAGGCATGTCCAGACTCACTTACACAGTCCGACTGCGATGAGGTCGACTACGCTAGATATAG AAAATACGTAATATACAAAATTCCTGGTCTCAAGTTCCTTGACTCAAAGCCAGTGACGGATGCGGAGAGGAAGGAAGCGAAGAGGGCTGGACAATACATGCGGGTTATCAAGCCTCAAACATCA GTTGAGGAGGAATTTGAGAGATCAGAAAGGTCAATATACAGACCCCTTCCAGAGGACTCACGCTCACAACAGTCTAACAAATCAACTAGAG GTACACTTAAAAAAGCAAGGAGCAGTTATCATGGCAGACATTCAGAAGGAAATCGCTTCATTCGAAACAATGACCTATGA
- the LOC137394600 gene encoding palmitoyltransferase ZDHHC21-like produces the protein MKVHCVKDLSGYVCLSLVFAYWIYGTIVPMKIILLPYYQMGVMKTHAVAFYMFFSIMTIASLIRSAFFHPGKIPTYTGSMAQADWEYCSKCNQKRPPRSHHCKRCRHCVTRMDHHCPWINNCVGEDNHFAFIQLIFYSIGLSIFAFAFCLSKSYKLPPCPSEFCSPESWFVIHERPLLIAAYIMSAIMSISMVGLSCGQHFGIALDVTTLETMISKDLVTLMLSRPERPMKHRYDILCGTKNVIKWLFPCRNRGLLITEKVFDGEDIV, from the exons ATGAAAGTTCATTGTGTGAAAGATCTCTCAGGATACGTGTGTCTTTCACTTGTATTTGCATATTGGATTTACGGAACTATTGTCCCAATGAAGATTATCCTTCTACCCTACTACCAAATGGGAGTAATGAAGACACACGCTGTAGCCT TCTACATGTTCTTCAGTATAATGACAATAGCAAGCTTGATACGATCCGCTTTCTTCCACCCTGGCAAGATCCCAACATACACTGGCTCCATGG CGCAGGCTGACTGGGAGTATTGCTCCAAATGCAACCAGAAGCGGCCGCCAAGATCCCACCATTGTAAGAGGTGCAGACATTGTGTCACTCGAATGGATCATCACTGTCCGTG GATAAACAACTGTGTAGGAGAAGACAACCACTTTGCATTTATACAACTCATATTCTACTCTATTGGTCTGAGCATATTTGCATTTGCTTTTTGCCTTTCCAAGTCTTACAAACTACCGCCGTGTCCATCGGAGTTCTGTAGCCCT GAAAGCTGGTTTGTGATACACGAAAGACCACTACTCATAGCAGCGTATATAATGTCTGCCATCATGTCTATATCTATGGTTGGCCTCTCTTGTGGCCAGCACTTTGGAATTGCCTTA GATGTGACAACTTTGGAAACAATGATATCTAAAGACCTCGTTAC GCTGATGCTGTCCAGACCTGAACGTCCTATGAAGCACCGGTATGACATTCTCTGCGGGACcaaaaatgttattaaatgGTTGTTCCCTTGTCGTAACCGAGGACTTCTCATTACTGAAAAAGTCTTTGACGGTGAAGATATTGTTTAG